A window of Aerococcus urinae contains these coding sequences:
- a CDS encoding FAD-dependent oxidoreductase yields the protein MKYAIVGTSHAGYEAAQTILEAQPDAEINLYEAGSTASFLSCGIQSYLEGESESLDDLHYANEASYKEQGINIMVNTEVVSFDGDAKTVTVKTPEGERTDDYDKLILSPGAIPTPLPVDGVDAENVFYLRGRDWAQKVHDRMKDAKKVVVVGGGYIGIEAAEAYALAGIDTTVIDFQDRILPTYLDEEFTDILTKNAESHGLTFHGGEGVQSFETKDGKVSAVVTDKNTYEADTVIVSIGIKPNTKWLEGLVDMDQKGFIEVNEKHETSVKDVYAAGDATLVPFSPTGKKVSYALASTARRQGIVAAKNALGEEATIRPVSGTSGLHLFDYEFSTSGIKDSNADWYDGEVDSKYVTARLRPTFFTELNEDNNTVYMQINFDKESHVVLGAQFMSKGSVGELGNIMSVVIDHKMTLEELEAQDFFFQPEFDGPWHPINVLAMQALGRTYGSDKMLFM from the coding sequence ATGAAATACGCTATTGTTGGTACATCGCATGCTGGTTATGAAGCCGCTCAAACGATTCTTGAAGCGCAACCAGATGCAGAAATTAATTTATATGAAGCAGGTTCAACCGCTTCCTTCTTATCCTGTGGGATTCAATCCTACTTAGAAGGCGAATCTGAATCATTAGATGACTTACATTACGCTAATGAGGCTTCATATAAGGAACAAGGCATAAATATTATGGTCAATACCGAAGTCGTTTCCTTTGATGGCGACGCTAAGACGGTTACCGTTAAAACCCCAGAAGGTGAACGGACAGATGACTATGACAAGTTAATCCTCTCCCCTGGTGCCATCCCAACCCCTCTACCTGTTGACGGCGTTGATGCTGAAAATGTCTTTTATCTCCGTGGTCGTGACTGGGCACAAAAAGTTCATGACCGTATGAAAGACGCTAAGAAAGTCGTTGTTGTCGGTGGTGGTTACATTGGGATTGAAGCGGCTGAAGCTTACGCCCTAGCAGGAATTGACACCACAGTCATTGACTTCCAAGACCGCATCTTACCCACCTACTTAGATGAAGAATTTACTGATATCTTAACCAAGAATGCTGAATCTCACGGTTTAACTTTCCATGGTGGTGAAGGGGTTCAATCCTTCGAAACTAAGGATGGTAAAGTCAGTGCAGTCGTTACTGACAAGAATACATATGAAGCTGACACCGTGATTGTTTCTATCGGTATCAAACCTAATACCAAATGGTTAGAAGGTTTAGTTGATATGGACCAAAAAGGCTTTATTGAAGTCAATGAAAAACATGAAACTTCAGTAAAAGATGTTTACGCTGCTGGGGATGCTACCCTAGTACCATTTAGCCCAACAGGTAAGAAAGTTTCCTATGCTTTAGCTTCTACCGCTCGTCGCCAAGGTATTGTCGCAGCTAAAAATGCTTTAGGTGAAGAAGCAACCATCCGTCCAGTATCAGGGACTTCTGGTCTACACTTATTCGACTATGAATTCTCTACTTCAGGGATCAAAGATTCCAATGCTGACTGGTATGATGGTGAAGTGGACAGTAAATATGTCACCGCCCGCTTACGCCCAACCTTCTTTACTGAATTAAATGAGGACAATAACACCGTCTACATGCAAATCAACTTTGACAAAGAATCTCATGTTGTGCTTGGTGCCCAATTCATGTCAAAAGGCAGTGTTGGCGAATTAGGTAACATTATGTCAGTTGTCATTGATCATAAGATGACTTTAGAAGAACTTGAAGCCCAAGACTTCTTCTTCCAACCAGAATTTGATGGCCCATGGCATCCAATTAACGTCTTAGCAATGCAAGCTTTAGGACGTACCTACGGATCCGATAAAATGTTATTTATGTAA
- the ypfJ gene encoding KPN_02809 family neutral zinc metallopeptidase, with protein MKWEDLRRSRNVEDRRGQSTGPRRSSGGLGNLLSLLFLTRGAPRWLIILILAFTIFGGGSLLGGGLGNSGSSTGSEPQTEEVSQDGSQQASDQEKEFMSAVLGSTEDFWQQKFADYGKDYEPARLVLYTDHVQTGGCGFGSAQAGPFYCSGDKTVYIDLSFYRELKNRYHAPGDFAMAYVLAHEVGHHIQTELGTMAKYQSTIRQASEEEKNALSVRLELQADYYAGVWAHYAEDQGLLEAGDIDEAMQAANAVGDDTLQKEAYGRVVPDSFTHGSAAQRQAWFQRGYQYGDLEHGDTFNTRLDIEK; from the coding sequence ATGAAATGGGAGGATTTACGTCGCAGTCGGAACGTCGAAGATCGCAGGGGACAGTCGACTGGTCCCAGACGGTCGAGTGGTGGCTTAGGAAACTTACTGAGTCTCTTATTCTTAACCCGAGGCGCCCCGCGTTGGCTGATTATCTTGATTTTGGCCTTTACTATTTTTGGCGGTGGCTCCCTCCTAGGGGGCGGGTTGGGTAATAGTGGCAGCTCCACCGGTTCAGAGCCTCAAACAGAAGAAGTTAGTCAGGATGGAAGTCAGCAGGCAAGTGATCAAGAAAAAGAATTCATGTCTGCGGTTTTAGGTAGTACTGAAGATTTTTGGCAGCAAAAATTTGCTGATTATGGTAAAGACTATGAACCAGCGCGTTTGGTACTCTATACTGACCATGTCCAAACTGGGGGCTGTGGTTTTGGTAGCGCTCAGGCTGGACCGTTTTATTGTTCAGGAGATAAAACCGTTTATATCGATTTGTCTTTCTATCGGGAATTAAAGAATCGTTACCATGCTCCAGGCGATTTTGCTATGGCTTACGTTTTGGCCCATGAAGTTGGCCATCACATTCAAACCGAGTTAGGAACCATGGCAAAGTATCAATCTACCATACGTCAGGCCAGTGAAGAGGAGAAGAATGCTTTATCTGTTCGTTTAGAACTTCAAGCAGATTATTACGCTGGTGTTTGGGCCCATTATGCTGAAGACCAAGGCCTACTCGAAGCGGGAGATATCGATGAGGCTATGCAAGCGGCCAATGCGGTGGGGGATGATACCCTACAAAAAGAAGCTTACGGTCGGGTAGTTCCCGATAGTTTCACCCACGGGTCAGCGGCCCAAAGGCAAGCCTGGTTCCAAAGAGGTTATCAATACGGAGACTTAGAACATGGAGATACATTTAATACACGATTAGATATCGAAAAATAA